DNA from Fusobacterium varium:
TCAAAAATACTTTTTAATGCTTCATATTGATTTTGCCCATTTTTCTTCATTGTCGCGATATACCCTCTTACTCTACAATAAATTTCACTTCCTAAATCACTTCTAAATGCTCCTTGAACTTTACTCTTGATCTTCACATTTCTAATTTCTCTTTCAGCATCATTATTGGTAAACAAAGATGAATCTCTTTCTAAAAAGAATGTTAGCACATCTGCATGCCTTGATAATCTTTTAAGAAGATTAAAAGCTTTGCTTCGCTTTTTCTTACCTTTTCCTACTTGAGTATTATCAAATGGATAGTGTATTCTCTCTTCTAAATATCCCTGTTCAACTGCAAACATGTACTTTAGATAAAAATCAAATTCTGTTTTCTCATCTATTTCTACTTCTGAATCAATCATATCCTTTAAGGTAATGAGTATATCTTTTACTTTTGTAGGAAATTTCAGCTCTGTATTTTCCTCTAAAAAGTTAAGTTCTCTTAGTAGATGAGCATTACAAAGTGCATGAGTAACATTAAAACAATCATAAGCATACCAACAGTCATGCGATAAGATTCCATGAAAATTAGGTAATA
Protein-coding regions in this window:
- a CDS encoding IS66 family transposase, which gives rise to ELLIDVFNLKISEGTIYNTLKTAHTKLEKVENFFKEQLAKSEVAHADETGTKVNGFRRWIHSFSNDKLTVLTSHKNRGKKAIVEAGILPNFHGILSHDCWYAYDCFNVTHALCNAHLLRELNFLEENTELKFPTKVKDILITLKDMIDSEVEIDEKTEFDFYLKYMFAVEQGYLEERIHYPFDNTQVGKGKKKRSKAFNLLKRLSRHADVLTFFLERDSSLFTNNDAEREIRNVKIKSKVQGAFRSDLGSEIYCRVRGYIATMKKNGQNQYEALKSIF